A stretch of Suncus etruscus isolate mSunEtr1 chromosome 9, mSunEtr1.pri.cur, whole genome shotgun sequence DNA encodes these proteins:
- the LOC126018200 gene encoding olfactory receptor 52W1, producing the protein MAEVPLLNSTLSHPTFFILNGIPGLAGSQIWLTLVFGPMYLLALLGNGALLTVVRIDSTLHQPMFLLLATLAVTDMGLATSIAPGLLAVLWLGARCIPYVACLAQMFFVHALTAMESGVLLAMACDRAVAVGRPLHYPVLVTKIRVGYTALALVLKAVAIVVPFPLLVARFEHFRAKTINHSYCEHMAVVELVVGNTRANNLYGLALSLAVSGLDILGITASYGLIVHAVLKLPTREARTKAFGTCSSHICVILAFYVPGLFSYLTHRFGRHTVPKSIHILLSNIYLLLPPALNPLIYGIRTKQIRERILETFIFRKKF; encoded by the coding sequence ATGGCAGAAGTTCCATTGCTCAATTCCACTTTGTCACACCCAACCTTCTTCATATTAAATGGCATTCCTGGACTGGCAGGTAGCCAAATCTGGCTCACTCTGGTCTTTGGGCCCATGTATTTGCTGGCCCTTCTGGGCAATGGAGCATTGCTGACAGTAGTGAGGATAGACTCCACACTGCACCAGCCCATGTTTCTCCTCCTAGCAACATTGGCAGTCACAGACATGGGATTAGCCACATCTATAGCCCCAGGATTATTGGCTGTGCTGTGGCTTGGGGCCCGGTGCATACCATATGTTGCCTGCCTGGCCCAGATGTTTTTTGTTCATGCACTCACTGCCATGGAATCTGGTGTGCTGCTGGCTATGGCCTGTGATCGCGCTGTTGCAGTAGGGCGTCCACTGCATTATCCTGTGCTAGTCACCAAAATCCGTGTGGGCTATACAGCCCTAGCACTGGTACTAAAAGCTGTGGCTATTGTTGTACCTTTTCCTTTGTTGGTGGCACGATTTGAGCACTTCCGAGCCAAGACCATAAACCATTCCTACTGTGAACACATGGCAGTGGTAGAGCTAGTGGTGGGTAACACTCGGGCCAACAACTTGTATGGGCTAGCACTCTCTCTGGCTGTGTCTGGTCTAGATATTCTAGGTATCACTGCCTCCTATGGGCTTATTGTTCATGCTGTTCTGAAGCTACCTACCCGAGAGGCCCGTACCAAGGCCTTTGGTACTTGTAGTTCCCACATCTGTGTCATTCTGGCCTTCTATGTGCCTGGTCTCTTCTCCTACCTCACACACCGCTTTGGCCGTCACACTGTTCCAAAATCCATACACATCCTTCTTTCAAATATCTATTTGCTGCTGCCACCAGCCCTCAACCCTCTCATCTATGGTATTCGAACCAAGCAAATCAGAGAACGGATACTGGAAACCTTCATATTCAGAAAAAAGTTTTAG
- the C9H11orf42 gene encoding uncharacterized protein C11orf42 homolog — protein sequence MLDGTPHWLTLDEADATWTLIKDKVIEERFGPHVVAVPFLSDAACYDLLGVLVKQSRPAHTRLILPSRQSRRILQPVGPLPNLLEQTGSEGAFDHCTQEYSPNSRAEIAYEETRLLDGQPCRIHLHMGGLRKKMAFLLLPPGQVRLQQTLPWLRSSHSIYVIYQVFSCSWLQLGLLTAAHEPQLFRVQRTLPIAFSCLKFSLQPKGILGPQKSLAKDPLPHGAKWIRPNLGIMPPLVPTPAPADNPEVTNVPSSVPASPTPPPQEGPEGRPTKVSNKGRNPFRRGPQMLSENWLFSPRNPAPGAQGGGPGDPDRHSMSLPLLQGLSSEFDSDE from the exons ATGTTAGATGGTACCCCCCACTGGTTGACACTAGATGAAGCTGATGCCACCTGGACCCTTATCAAGGATAAG GTTATTGAGGAGCGCTTTGGGCCCCATGTAGTAGCAGTACCTTTCCTATCAGATGCAGCCTGCTATGACCTACTCGGTGTTCTAGTGAAGCAGTCCCGCCCAGCACACACTCGTCTGATTTTGCCAAGTCGGCAAAGCCGGCGCATACTACAGCCAGTGGGGCCACTACCAAATCTCCTGGAGCAGACAGGATCTGAGGGTGCCTTTGACCattgcactcaggaatactcACCAAATAGCCGAGCAGAGATAGCCTATGAAGAAACACGACTGTTAGATGGGCAGCCCTGCCGTATTCACCTGCATATGGGTGGCCTGAGAAAGAAGATGGCCTTCCTGCTACTACCACCTGGGCAGGTGAGACTTCAGCAGACTCTCCCCTGGCTCCGAAGCTCCCACAGCATCTATGTCATCTACCAGGTTTTCTCCTGTTCCTGGCTACAGTTGGGATTACTGACTGCAGCCCATGAGCCCCAGCTGTTCCGGGTACAAAGGACACTGCCTATTGCCTTCTCCTGCCTCAAGTTTTCACTGCAGCCCAAAGGAATTCTGGGTCCACAGAAATCCCTGGCTAAAGATCCACTGCCCCATGGAGCCAAATGGATCAGACCCAACCTTGGCATCATGCCACCTCTGGTTCCCACACCAGCCCCTGCGGATAACCCTGAAGTCACTAATGTGCCCTCATCTGTCCCAGCCTCACCTACACCACCTCCTCAGGAAGGGCCAGAAGGCAGACCCACAAAAGTCTCCAACAAGGGCCGAAATCCTTTCCGAAGGGGGCCCCAGATGTTATCAG AGAACTGGCTCTTCAGCCCCCGCAACCCCGCACCAGGAGCCCAGGGTGGGGGCCCCGGGGACCCAGATCGGCACTCCATGTCCCTGCCCCTGCTGCAGGGTCTGTCCTCGGAGTTCGACAGCGACGAATGA